The genome window ATATTTGGAAACGGTTACACCGATTAAACCAAATACCCCAATTGGAGCGAATTTCATTACAAGGTTAGTTACCCAGAACATAGCATCTGCTACACCTTGGAAGAAGTCTAATACTGGCTTACCTCGTTCGCCAATGGCAGCAACCCCTAAACCAAAAATAACAGAGAAGAAGATGATAGCAAGCATATTACCTTCAGCCATTGACTGAATGATATTTGTTGGTACAATGTCTACAATAATATCAAATGGTCCTTCATGCTGTACTTCTTCTGTCGTTTCAACGTATTGCGAAATATCTCCTTGAGAGAGCTCGTTCATGTTAATGCCTGCGCCTGGTTGGAATAAGTTTGCGGAAAGTAAACCAACTACAATTGCTACTGTTGTAATAATTTCAAAGTAAATAATTGTTTTCCCGCCTAAGCGTCCAAGCTGTTTCATGTCTCCAGTTCCAGCAACACCAACGATTAAAGTCGAAATAATAATCGGTACTACAATCATCTTAATAAGATGAAGGAAAATATCCCCTAAAGGTTGTAAATATGTTTCAATTTTGGGGTTTCCGTAAAAGATACCGCCAACAATAATCCCTAAAATCAAACCGACTAAAATTTGAGTGGCTAAACTGATTTTAAATTTCTTCTTCAAACCTTCGTACCTCCTAATATTAAAATTTTTAGGACACGCCTTACTTTAATAATACGGAGGACTTATGGAATCCGACAAAATCCGAGAAAATTAATTTACTTTTGTTAAAATGTCTGAATATAGTACTTGAATAAATTTCTTAATATTAACCTTTGCTTTACGATTTGCGTGGCCTTCTATTTGAGTCATAAGCTGACGAATCTCTTTAAAGTCAAAGTATCGAGGTGCATAATATTCAAATTCAGAGTTTGTATAATCAACGACCCCTAAATTGGCGAGATTTATCATCGCTGCTAATATCGTACGACGCACTCGCTGTTCAATAGCTTTACTTTCTTTTAAAATGTCATCTGGAGTAGCCTTTGTAACTGCTGCAATTTCCTCATATAATTCCTTTAATGGAGGAAGAGGTGCAATCTTGTGCTGATGAGCTAGTAATGTTTCGATAATAGCTATAATATCCTCGCTTCCGATTTCACCAACGATACCCATATCATTTAAAATTGATTGAATATGATCGCGTGACGTTGCTTTATGATTTATTTGTTCACTTAGATCAATGCTTGTAAGTGATTGGCGAATAATTAGCAATGAGTTTTTTAGGCGAAATTGTTCAGTTGTTTTACGTAAAACATTCTCAACCTCAATACGGTTTATAGGTTTATGAATAAAGAAATCTATACCTTGTTCATATGCCTCGCCGACCATTTCCTTATTCACTACCTGAGAAATCATAACAAATTGTCCCTCAAAACGATTTTGAATAAGGTGCTCGACTGTTGCTATACCATCAAGCTTAGGCATAAGCAAATCGATAAGTACAAACTCCGGCTGTGTCATTAAAATTTGTGGAATGGCGTCCTCACCATTGCGTGCTTCACCAATAACTGTACCTAAACCACTATCTTCAATAATTTGTTTTAACATGACCCGGCTTGCACGATCATCATCTACAATAAAATACCTCATTTAAGTCTCTCCCGTTTGAATAGTTTGCGTAGGAACTGTAATTTTAAACATTGTGTTTGCATTGTTTGATTCAACGGATATGGAGCCATTTAATTTATTAACTAATTCAGCAACATGTGAAAGCCCAATGCCTGTTGCCGCGACACCATCCACATTGTATTTCGTGGTATATCCAGGTTCAAAAATAATTGAGAGATCACTTTGTAAAATGCCCTTTCCGTTATCACATACTGTTATTACAGTATCATCCTGTAGTTGTTGAATGGCAATAGAAACGATACCTTGTCCCTCAATTGCTTCTATAGCATTAGCTGTTAAATTATTCAAAAGTGCAAGCAATGCAATATGTTCTTTCGTTTGAAAATCGGTGTCTATATTTATGTTAAACTGAATTTCTTTCCCGAGTAATTCAGCATATTTACTATTGCCATCCTCAATATAATGTAATAATTCTGACAATCTAAGGGTGCCAAAACTCTTTTCGCCGACAATTTTAGAAATACCCGCATAAATACGTTGTGAATCCTTCTTGACTTCATGAATTTCCTGGGCAATATGGAGTGCCTGTAAACTTTCCGAACGATATCCTAATGACTTTAATTGTCGATATAAATCAAACCCATTAGCTGTAATTGTTTCGATATGGTTCATAGATTTTTTTAAATAAAGTGTCTCAACATATAAATCTGAGCCGATCGTAAGCATTTCCTGAACACGTTTTTTTTGCTCTGCAAGTAAAATGGAACTATAAATACCAACTACAAAAAAACTACGCAATAAAGCAACTGCTAATAGTATAAGTAAATCATGAAGGTGTAAAAAAGTATAAGAATTAACAAAAAAACGAAATAGCTGTTCTACAAAATTACTGAATACTTCACTAAACGCAACTAGTAATCCAAGCATTAGTGGTTTTTCTCTATATTGATGAATGCTTAGAATTTGTAGGCATACTGCAAACAATACATAAAATGCAGCAGCAGGTAAATGTGTTACCAAGCTATCCATTAATGGAATATCATGAAAAGAGTAATTAATGATCACTCGAAAAATGGTTATCACGATGCTTGTAGTAAATCCAGCCAAAATTATAGGTGTAGGTCTAAGTAGAGTACATAAAAAGAAAATAATACTTCCTAATCCAAAACGAAACGTTGTATTAGCGAAAGGCATTATTTTAATCTCACTACCGATAGCAGTTAATAGAGCAATTATGAAAATCCAAGTGAGGGAAGCACGAGATATAGAAATTTTTGAGTGCATTAAAAAATCCTCCCTAATCAATATTAGTAGAGCGATATAGCAAAGAAAAGATGTGCTAAAGAGCGCGTCGTGTGTTTGAAATAAAAGTAATTGTACCATCACTTTTGATGTTGTGTTGGGGCGGAATGCGACTTCGAAACGAAAGCGCATTTGTCTAGATGAAATAATACTATAGATTATTCCCAGTTATATCAATTTTTCGCCTTGGCGTAATTGTAGCTGACGCTTTGCTTTCGCTACAGAAAACACTTGTAGCTGACGCTTCGCTTTCGCTACAGAAAAGAGTTGCTGAATGAAGATAAATCGTAATTTCAATAATAAAAAATACCACAACCTAAGCGGAAGTGGTATCTAGCAAGTATTACATACAATTTTTAGGCAAAAAAAAACGGCTACATTCGTAGTCGGAATTTTAAAACTGGAGGAGGTAGAGGGATTCGAACCCCCGCGCGGTGTTACCCGCCTGTCGGTTTTCAAGACCGATCCCTTCAGCCAGACTTGGGTATACCTCCATTATTTTGTTGCATGTCTTATCGACAAGAATTAATTTATCATATTTTGAAAATCGCGTCAACAGATTTTTAAAATTTTTATTTTCTAAATGCTTATTTACGTTGCTGATAGATTATTCCATATAAATATTATGCGTATTGAGTTGCAATTTATGAAAACAGTAAGTATACTAGTTATTGCCGTGCTAGGTGGGAAGGTAGCGGTGTCCTGTAACTCGCAATCCGCTCTAGCGAGACTGAATTCCTTTTTCGAGGCTGTCCGTATTGTTTGGTCTGCCTTTTGCACGTAGTGTTGACGATTGGGTCCTGCGCAATGGATACCCATGAACTATGTCAGGTCCGGAAGGAAGCAGCATTAAGTGGTCTTATTCATGTGCCGCGGGGTTGCCTAATCTGAGCTAACGACAAGAGTAACGCTTATGTGCGGCTGTCGAAGAAAGGTGCACGGCATTAAATTGCCAATTTAAACGCATCCGTCTACAAAGGCGGGTGCGTTTTTTTATATGATTTTATAATATTTGTTGGGACGGAAGAGCAATCGCCAGAACGTTTAAGGAAGCAACAAATTGTGCGAGGCGGCCGATAGGAGCCGGAAACATCAGCCTTCACTACGGGAAGTGAAAGAGAATCGTCTCAAATTTTTTGAAAAATGGAGACACTATTTTATAAATAATGTGGCAAATGCTATAATAGAACTATTCTATATAATAAAGAAGAGGAGAGGAAACCATTGACGTATCAAGCATTTTATCGTGTGTATCGACCGCAATCATTTCGAGAGATGTCTGGTCAAGCACATGTCAAAAGAACGCTACAAAATGCTCTCCTAGCGAATAAAACAACACATGCGTATTTATTTTCTGGTCCGCGTGGTACTGGGAAAACAAGTACAGCTAAAATTTTTGCAAAAGCTTTAAACTGTGAGCATGCACCATCAAACGAGCCTTGTAACGAATGTGCTACTTGTTTAAGCATTACAGATGGCTCCCACCCAGATGTTATTGAATTTGACGCGGCGTCTAATTCACGCGTTGAAGAAATACGTGACATCATTGAGAAAGTTCGATTTGCACCTGCAAGTAGCAGATATAAAGTGTATATCATTGATGAAGTGCATATGCTCTCTACAAGTGCTTTTAATGCACTTTTAAAGACATTAGAAGAACCACCTCCACACGCTGTATTTATTTTAGCAACGACGGAGCCTCATAAATTGCCTGCAACGATTATTTCACGTTGTCAGCGCTTTGACTTCAAGCGTCTTTCGACCAATGATATTATTGAGCGCATGAAAGTCGTGTTAGAGGATATTAAGCTGCCATATGAGGAACAAGGCTTGAAAGTAATCTCACAATCTGCAGCTGGAGGTATGCGCGATGCTTTAAGCTTATTAGATCAGGTTGTATCCTTCAGTGGAGAAACGCTGAAGCTTGAGGATGCATTACTTGTTACTGGTTCCATCAGTCAGGAAGTTTTCTATGAATTAGCAGAGGCTCTAAAAGTAAAAGATGTCGCACAAATGCTCGCGTTATTAGAACAGCTTATTGCGGATGGAAAAGATCCTCTTCGCCTTTCAGAGGACCTGATTACATTTTTCCGGGACTTATTATTGCTACAAACGAGTGATGATTTGGCTGAATTATTAGAGCTAGTATCACCAGAGGAGCGAGTATTTACATTAGCGCATGAATTTGCACCTGATTTGCTATATGGCTACATTGATATTTTAGCGAAAACACAGCAAGAAATGCGGTTCTCTCACCATACAAAGATTTACTTAGAAACAGCGCTACTTAAAATGGTACAGTTTTCAGGAGGGGTAGTTAGTCAAACTACCACTTCAGGTGAGGCAGCTATGAGCCCTGAACTTGCTCAAAAAATCGTGGCACTTGAGCAAATGGTGCAACAATTATCAGCGCAATTACAAGCTGGTGCTCCTATGCAAACGGCGCAAGCACCAAAAGAGCAACGTCCACGAGCGAAAAGTCCGAATGGTTATAAAGCACCAACAGGTCGTATTCAAGAGGTGCTAAAGGATGCGACAAAGCAAGATGTGCAACGTATTAAATCGGTTTGGGCACAGGCGTTAAGCCAAATGCAAAAATCTCAGTCAGCTCTTTTAGCAGAAGCTGAACCTGTTGCGGCATCTTCAAGTGCTTTTGTGTTAAAATTCAAGTATGATATTCATTGTCAAATGGTTGCTGATAATCAATCCTAAAAAGCTCACTTCACACAATTAATTGCAGGGCAAATTGGTACTACGTATGAAATGCTTTGTACGCCTGAAGAAACCTGGTTAAAATTACGTGAAGAGTTTATTCGTGATCATGGCATGCAGCAGCAAAAAAAATCTCAGGATGAGACCGATCATGAAGTGGAATTATTAGAACCACCGGCAGAAATGCCAGAAGAGCCATTTATCGACGATGCCCAACCACTTGCTTCACAAGATCCACTTGTGACGGAAGCGGAAAAGTTGTTTGGTAAAGATTTTATTGAAATTGTTGAAGATTAATCATTTAGGAGGAATTCGTTTATGCGTGGTATGGGAAATATGCAAGGCATGATGAAAAAAATGCAAAAAATGCAAAAGGAAATGATGGAAGCTCAAGAGGCTTTAAATGCAGAGCAATTTGAAGGTGCTGCTGGCGGCGGTATGGTGAAAGTATCTGTAACTGGTCAACGTGAAATTGTAGAAGTAAATCTAGATCCATCAGTAGTAGATCCAGATGATATCGAAATGCTACAAGATTTAATCGTTGTTGCTGCAAATGAAGCTCTGAAAAAAGTGGATGAGAAAACAAATGCAACAATGGGTAAATTCACTCAAGGCATGAACCTTCCATTCTAGGAGGTAAATAAATGTACTACCCCGAACCAATATCGAAACTGATTGATAGTTTTATGAAATTGCCAGGTATCGGGCCGAAAACCGCGGCTCGTCTGGCGTTTTTTGTGTTGACAATGAAAGAGGATGACGTTTTATCCTTTTCAAAGGCATTAATTGATGCTAAACGAAATTTAAGCTATTGTTCCGTGTGTGGCAATATAACTGATGTAGATCCATGCCATATTTGTACGGACAAACAACGAGATCATTCTGTTATTTGTGTTGTTCAAGATACAAAAGATGTAATTGCAATGGAAAAAATGCGTGATTTCAATGGTATGTATCATGTATTACAGGGAGCTATTTCACCTATGGATGGTATTGGTCCAGAGGATATTAATGTCGCTTCCCTACTAGTTCGTTTGCAAGATGAGGCTGTTCAGGAGCTTATTTTAGCTACGAATTCAACTATTGAAGGTGAGGCAACAGCGATGTATATTTCTCGTTTAGTGAAACCATCTGGTATTCGAACAACACGGATCGCTCATGGACTACCAGTAGGTGGAGATTTAGAATATGCAGATGAAGTAACGTTATCGAAGGCAATGGAAGGTCGCCGAGAATTGTGAGTGAGGGATTATTATGTTCTTCCGCAGTAAGGGAAAATTAAAAAAAGAATTCGACGACAAGCTTGTGAGTCTTATAAAAGAAACAAAAGAGGATTTACAGCAAGCAAAGATAATTGAAGAGTTCCTAGATGACTATGATTTAGATGCAATTGCTCAACGAAAAGTGGCAGAGAGTATACATTTTTATTTATTTAAAGAAGCTAGAATTCGGAGAGTATTAATTAAATAATAGTTTTTTAACTTATTTCAGCGGGTGTCCAAACATCCGCTGAAATAAGTTAATGCTTCCGGCGGATGTCACGGAATCGGAAAGGATTTCTTAAAAAGGATGTTAGCCTAAAATCATCGCATCCATGCGATAACGGCTAACTGACCTGCATCATGCAGGCCTAAGCACAAAGCCGAATCCAGACGCAATTATGCCGAGGCATAATTGATATTCATAGAAGCAAAACAGGAAACATAAACTTTCGTAATTATATAGTTAAGGGGGAAACCATATGTCGTGGTTAGTAATTATGAGTTTTTGTGTACCTGTAGTGCTTCTTTTTCTTTATATAATAATAAGACATGCTAAGATGGGTAAGATTTTAGAAGGAATGTCTGTGTTTTGGTTTAGGTTTGCATTTGCCTTTCTTTTATTATTCATTATTCATTTAAGTATAGGGTATGCCGGCTATAATATACCCATTAATCTGTTTTCTGTGTTAACAATTGCAATATTAGGTATTCCAGGTGTACTAGGAATAACTGCTTTAATATTTTTTTTATAAAATGCTTGCAAAGCGAAAATATTATGGTATAGTAATAAGAGTCGCTAAGATGACTGTTGAAAAACAAACGAACAAATAAATTAAACAATTTAGTTGTTGACATCTGGTTTGCGACATGGTATTATATAAGAGTTGCTGTTACGAAAGCAGCGGCGAAATGAACCTTGAAAACTGAACAAGCAAAACGTAATCAATAAAGTTTTTAGTAGCTAACCTTGAGTTGGTGAACGAAACAAAATTTTGGACATCAAACATGATGCCAGCAAAACAATTTGAGCTAATCAAATTTCTTTTTATGGAGAGTTTGATCCTGGCTCAGGACGAACGCTGGCGGCGTGCCTAATACATGCAAGTCGAGCGAACAGAGAAGGAGCTTGCTCCTTTGACGTTAGCGGCGGACGG of Lysinibacillus agricola contains these proteins:
- a CDS encoding cation:dicarboxylate symporter family transporter; its protein translation is MKKKFKISLATQILVGLILGIIVGGIFYGNPKIETYLQPLGDIFLHLIKMIVVPIIISTLIVGVAGTGDMKQLGRLGGKTIIYFEIITTVAIVVGLLSANLFQPGAGINMNELSQGDISQYVETTEEVQHEGPFDIIVDIVPTNIIQSMAEGNMLAIIFFSVIFGLGVAAIGERGKPVLDFFQGVADAMFWVTNLVMKFAPIGVFGLIGVTVSKYGFASLIPLGKLAILVYATMLFFIFVVLGLVAKFTGINIFFLIKVLKDELILAFSTASSEAVLPRVMLKMEKLGAPKDIVSFVIPTGYSFNLDGSTLYQAIAALFIAQMYGIHLSIGEQITLMLVLMVTSKGIAGVPGVSFVVLLATLGTVGIPLEGLAFIAGIDRILDMGRTVVNVIGNSLASLVMAKWEGRFDSEKMKNYFNDNENLA
- a CDS encoding response regulator; its protein translation is MRYFIVDDDRASRVMLKQIIEDSGLGTVIGEARNGEDAIPQILMTQPEFVLIDLLMPKLDGIATVEHLIQNRFEGQFVMISQVVNKEMVGEAYEQGIDFFIHKPINRIEVENVLRKTTEQFRLKNSLLIIRQSLTSIDLSEQINHKATSRDHIQSILNDMGIVGEIGSEDIIAIIETLLAHQHKIAPLPPLKELYEEIAAVTKATPDDILKESKAIEQRVRRTILAAMINLANLGVVDYTNSEFEYYAPRYFDFKEIRQLMTQIEGHANRKAKVNIKKFIQVLYSDILTKVN
- a CDS encoding ATP-binding protein — translated: MHSKISISRASLTWIFIIALLTAIGSEIKIMPFANTTFRFGLGSIIFFLCTLLRPTPIILAGFTTSIVITIFRVIINYSFHDIPLMDSLVTHLPAAAFYVLFAVCLQILSIHQYREKPLMLGLLVAFSEVFSNFVEQLFRFFVNSYTFLHLHDLLILLAVALLRSFFVVGIYSSILLAEQKKRVQEMLTIGSDLYVETLYLKKSMNHIETITANGFDLYRQLKSLGYRSESLQALHIAQEIHEVKKDSQRIYAGISKIVGEKSFGTLRLSELLHYIEDGNSKYAELLGKEIQFNINIDTDFQTKEHIALLALLNNLTANAIEAIEGQGIVSIAIQQLQDDTVITVCDNGKGILQSDLSIIFEPGYTTKYNVDGVAATGIGLSHVAELVNKLNGSISVESNNANTMFKITVPTQTIQTGET
- a CDS encoding YbaB/EbfC family nucleoid-associated protein, with product MRGMGNMQGMMKKMQKMQKEMMEAQEALNAEQFEGAAGGGMVKVSVTGQREIVEVNLDPSVVDPDDIEMLQDLIVVAANEALKKVDEKTNATMGKFTQGMNLPF
- the recR gene encoding recombination mediator RecR, which produces MYYPEPISKLIDSFMKLPGIGPKTAARLAFFVLTMKEDDVLSFSKALIDAKRNLSYCSVCGNITDVDPCHICTDKQRDHSVICVVQDTKDVIAMEKMRDFNGMYHVLQGAISPMDGIGPEDINVASLLVRLQDEAVQELILATNSTIEGEATAMYISRLVKPSGIRTTRIAHGLPVGGDLEYADEVTLSKAMEGRREL
- a CDS encoding YaaL family protein, with amino-acid sequence MFFRSKGKLKKEFDDKLVSLIKETKEDLQQAKIIEEFLDDYDLDAIAQRKVAESIHFYLFKEARIRRVLIK
- a CDS encoding pro-sigmaK processing inhibitor BofA family protein, with amino-acid sequence MSWLVIMSFCVPVVLLFLYIIIRHAKMGKILEGMSVFWFRFAFAFLLLFIIHLSIGYAGYNIPINLFSVLTIAILGIPGVLGITALIFFL